The Thermoanaerobacter uzonensis DSM 18761 genomic interval CCAAAAGACAACGCTACAAGAGCAGAGGCAGCAGCTATGCTTTACAGAATTTTAGAGAAAACAGGAAATATATAAAATGGAGATGCGCCCTAACGGGCGCTTTTTTTGTTAGTCATTTTTCATCCATGTGCGGCAGAAGGTACACACGGGAGAAACAGAAGGAAAACCACATACCTCACAATTTATTTTTGGAGGACGGGCAGAAGTACCAGCAAATAGATGGGCATATTTTGTGTAGTTTTTATAAAAAGACCTTTTAATTCCTGGGGAATTTTCCTCTAACATATCTAAGGCTTCTTGATATCTTATATATTTTGCTTCTCTTGAATAAGGACATACTACGGTTACAGGCTTTATATTGTGAAGTTTTGCAAAAGCAATTATCTCTTCTTCTGCTTGGAAAGCGAGAGGTTTAATTTTTCGAGAAAATCCCAGTTCTTCAGGGAGTACAGGAATTCCCTTTGATAAATGATGAAGGTCCCATTGGAATAGATTTGCTAAAAGCAATTTGGCCATATCGTCTAATGTATGACCTGTTGCTAGTGCATCAGCTTTTACAGATAAAGTGTATTCATTCATAAGATGCCTTTTAGTGACTCCACATAGAGCACATATCCTGTCTTGGCGTTTAGCTATATCTGGGATACCTTTTCCAAATTTTTCTTTTAAGCTTACTATTTCTAAAGGAATATCATTTTCTTTGCAAAAGTTTTCCACAACTTCTCTAGATCGAGAAGAGAAGTTGTTTTCTTCTATTCCTAGATCTATAAAAAAGCCCAGCACTTCATAACCTAATCTTTTTAAGACAAAAGTAGTGACTAAGGAATCTTTTCCCCCTGAGATTGCAACAACTACG includes:
- a CDS encoding ATP-binding protein, producing MKCTVCRKPAIVKFPAHNSAFCEEHLDAFFMRQVAKTIEKYKMLPPKGRVVVAISGGKDSLVTTFVLKRLGYEVLGFFIDLGIEENNFSSRSREVVENFCKENDIPLEIVSLKEKFGKGIPDIAKRQDRICALCGVTKRHLMNEYTLSVKADALATGHTLDDMAKLLLANLFQWDLHHLSKGIPVLPEELGFSRKIKPLAFQAEEEIIAFAKLHNIKPVTVVCPYSREAKYIRYQEALDMLEENSPGIKRSFYKNYTKYAHLFAGTSARPPKINCEVCGFPSVSPVCTFCRTWMKND